Sequence from the Hallerella porci genome:
AGGATTTTTGCCGACGTTACTTTCGGCGTATGAATATCCGTATTTTAAAGAAGACGAAAATCGCGGCATTTTCCAACAGATGATTCCGCATTTGCGCGCTTACCCCGCGGTTTCGTATTGGGGCGAAATTGAAACGGAAATTTTGCTTCGCCGCTTCGGAAATATTTTTGATTTGATTACATCGAGTCCGCAAAATGCGTGGCCGACGAAAGAAATTTTAGAAGAAATCCGCTCGGCAGATCGTGAAATCAATCGATTCATTCGGCGAGAACGGGAGCGTGGCAAATGAAAACGCGTTATTTGTTTGTGCTTCCGATGCTCATTTTTGCGTCGATATTTCTTTTGATTCCAGTTCTCTTTGGAATTATTTTACCGTTTTTCCCACCGGATTTGCAGAACGCTTTCCACGGAAATTTCAGCGTCACCCATTTTTTGCAGGCGGTTTCATCGGGCGCAGGAACTGGACTTTTCGATGCGATTCGCAATACGGTCATTTATACGGTTTGCGTTTCGGGCGGAAGTTTAGTCTTCGGGCTTTTTGGTGCGGTGACGGTAACGCAAAAATTTCCGTCGGCAAAAATTGTCCGCGGACTGATGATGCTTTCGTGGGTTGTGCCAACGTATATCGTCGGACTTCTCTGGGGATTTATGTGGCAGCAAGACGAAGGCATTGTCAACATGATTCTCTTCGATTATTTGCATTGGGATAAAATCTCGGGGCTTTTTGGCGCAGTTTGGAAATATACAGCAGACGGCACTTTGATTAAACCGAATTGGCTCACGGGACCGAATACGATTTGGGCGATTATCGTGCCATCGATTTGGCGAAATTGGCCGTTTTGTATGATGATGTTCTTGTCGGCGATTGCCGTTATTCCGCGGGATATTTACGAAGCCGCAGCGCTTGACGGCGTTTCTTCGCGCGAACGATTTTTGCATATTACGTTACCGCTTCTGCGCCCGATTTTTGCAGTGGTCATTCTCGAAAGTTTAGTCATCAATATGTATAGCTTTAACCTTGTCGCGATGATGTTTGGCAACGGTTCTGGCTTCCCCGGAAAATCGGGAGATTTGATAATGACATTCTTATATCGCATGTCATTTCAAACGTGGAATTTTGGCGCAGGCGCAGCCCTTGGCACATTGACGATGCTTTTAATGCTTATTTGCGTTTCGATTTGGTTCCGCAATTTTGCGAAGGATTTGCAAAATGGTTAAGTATTTTGCTTGGGCATTTGCGCTTCTCAATCTCTTTCCGCTTTTGTGGATGGTGTGGAGTTCGCTATTAGGCTCAAGCGAAATTCAGCAAGGAAAAATTTTCCCGGAACCGTATCCGAATGATGTCGTCTTTTTAGAAAAAATCGCGGGCGGGAAATGGCTTGCGGGGACATTACACGGGCAAATTTATCGTTTTGAAAATGGAAATTTTGACGAAAAAACGCGCCGCACATTGGACTTGTTTGCGGTTTCTGTCAATTATACGATGGCGGATTCCAACCTTTACGCATTTTCTCCCGATGAAGGACTTTTGCAAATTGACCCGAATCAATTCAAAGTGGAAAATCGTTGGGGAATGAATGCGTTTGAAGAATCGTATTCGCAAAGTGATTTTACCAAATTTTTATATGTGAAAAATCAAATGCCCGCGAGCGAATTTCAGCGTCTCGGGGCATTGTTAGATTCTATTCCGCTCATTGAAAATTCTTCAAAAACTTTTGCGAATGTTTTGCAAATTTCGTTTGCGCGCGATTCTTCGATTATTTTTCAGCTGAATAAAATTTTGAATTCCGAAGAAAAATTGGCGAGCGTCCTTTCGGTTTGGAAGCAAAAATCCGATTGGGTAAACCCAGCGATTCGCCGTCTTTTCAAAAAGAAAAAGCGAACGCCTCTTGATAATCGCCGACTTTTCCGTTGGTGCTTAGCAGAACTTGCGCCGACGCCGCTCACTTTTTATCGTCAAATTCTGTGGACGCCGATTTGGGTCGATCGCGTTCCCGCAAGCGATCACGGTGTTTCGATTGTGAATGCGGGCGATTATTTGTGCGTCGCCATGTGGTGGGAACAATTTCCGGGCATTGCATTTGTCAATCGCAAAACGGGAAAAATTGCTTGGATCAATTCGCAAGCGGGATTGCCTTCGAGTTCGGTGCAGCGACTTTTGCGCGTTTCGAACGAAGAAATTCTCGCAGCGCACGATCAAGGCTTCTCGCTTATCGATGTGAAAACGCAGCGGGTGAAAGCGAATTATCTCTTTGGCGAAGGCGGGCTTCCTTATTACAACGGACGCGATTTGCGACTTTCGATTGTGAGCCGGAGTGCAATGCTTTTTGCGTGCGGGCGGCAAATCGTCTTCTTTGATTTCCGCGCAGGGCGTGCGATTAAAAGGCTTTACGCAGATTCGGATCTTTTCCAATCGGACATTTCGGCGGTGAAAAGCGTTAACGGGCGCATTTTCTTTGGACTTTCAAACGGCATCGTCGAAATGAATTTGTGGGATTTGCTCAGCGAAGTGCGCGAACAAAAAACGATAGAAACCGAAGGAACCGCGACGAGTTTAGTTTTCCAAGATGTGAATTTATTTGCGGGAATGCAAGGCGGACGCATTGCGAAAATTCCTCTCAAAAATCCTCAGAAAAAAGAAATGCATCAACTGCCCGAAGGCGGCGTTTATTTGCACTGGCGCAATTACGAAGATTTGCTTCGGATGATTCCATTTGGCACGTTCTTTGTCAATTCGCTTTTGATTTGCGGCTCAACGGTTTTGATTTGTTTATTCCTCGGCGCATTTGCGGGCTACGGACTTTCGCGCGTTTCGCGGCGGATGCGCGTTTGGGTGAGCGCAGGACTCGTTTGGAGTCAAATGATTCCGAATATTCTTTTGCTCATTCCTGCGTTTCTTATCGCTTCTTATTTGCAAGTGCATTCGTCCATTCATATTTTGAATACGCGATGGGGACTTACGCTTTTATATTCGGCGGTATTTCTTCCGACGACGGCGTGGATTTTGCAAAACTTTTTCCGCGCGGTTCCGCGTGAAATTGAAGAAGCCGCGATGATCGACGGCTGTTCTCCGATTTCAACATTTTTCCGCATCATTGTGCCGACAGCTCTTCCCGGAATTTTGGCGACGGGAATTTACATTTTCATTTTAGCGTGGGATGAACTCATGTTTGCGTGGGTTTTCTCAATGGATTCGGCTTCGGCGACGATTCCCGTGGGCATGCGATTATTCTTTGGACAAATCGGTTCGCGCTACGATTTGATGATGGCCGCAGCAACTCTTTCAACTCTTCCTGTCATCGTTCTCTTCTTGATTGTGCAACGAAAACTGCTGAGCGGATTCACGGGAAGTTATCGGAAGAATTAGAAAAAACTATCTTTTGCAAAAATTTTTTTGGAGTGATTGAATGGCAGTCAAAAGAAAGAAATCGGAAAAATCCCGCGCAACGCGAATTTCCCGCGTCTATTTTAATCGGATGTTTCCGAAGCGGATGGATGCGTTGCAAGTGGCGCTTTCTGTTTTCTTGGGCGTTTTCATCGGGATTATGCCGACGATTGGCATCGCCATTATTTTGACGGTCGCCGCTTGCGCTCTTTTCCGTTTACCCAAAGTTCCGGGCGTCGTTTCTTCTTTCGTTGCGAATCCGCTCACTCAATTCGGCGTATTTTATCCGTCGGGATATTACATCGGCAAACAAATTTTATCTCCCGAAGAAATCAAATTTGACTTTCTTCACGAACTCGAAGGGCTTTCGTTTAGCAACTGTACCGAAGTCGTTTCAAAACTTTGGACGGAAGCGTCGGGGCACGTTCTCGCCTTTCTTCTCGGCATTACGATTGTGTCATTTATCTTTGGGCTCGCTTTTGGAATCGCTGCATACTTTATCGTTTCGTATCGGAAGCGGAAGCATATCGCGATTAAGAACAAATACATTCACGAGCTCATCTCCGAAGATCAAGTTATCATTAAAGAAGCTAAGCAAAAAGGAAAACACATGCATATCTATCCGTTCAAAGCTCTCCGTCCTGTCGATCCCGCTCAGGCAAAAGACATTTCCGCTTTGCCTTATGACGTGATGAATCGCGAAGAAGCAAAAGCGATGGCCGCGGGACTTCCGCATTCGTATCTGCGCATCACCCGTGCAGAACTCGAACTTCCCGATAGCGTTGACGCTTACGACCCGCAGGTCTATGCGCACGCAAAAGAAAATTTGGATAAGTTCATCGCCGAAGGCGTCATCGCATTTGACAAAAAAGATTGCCTTTATATTTATCGGCAGACGATGAATGGCCGCGAACAATACGGTCTCGTTTGCACGGTTCCGGCGAAGGATTACTTTGACAATATCATTAAAAAGCACGAATTAACGCGCAAAGACAAAGAAGACGATCGCCTTCGCCACATTTTGGCGACGAATTCGAATACGGGTCCTGTCTTCCTCACTTACCGCGACAACGGTCAATTCAATTTGTTGAAGAAAATCATTTCCCGCGATCCGGTTTATGATTTCGTCACCGAAGCAGACGGTTTTGGTCACACGGTTTGGGTCATCGATAACGATCAAGAAATCGAAGAAATTTGCCGCGCCTTTGATACGGTTCCGGTGAGCTACATCGCTGACGGTCATCACCGTAGTGCAGCGGGCGCTCGCGCAGCTGGTTACCGCGCATCGCAAAATCCAAACAACAAGGGCGACGAAGAATACAACCGCTATTTGGCGATTCTCTTCCCGAGTACGCAGCTCAAAATTTTGGATTACAACCGCGTCTTGAAAGATTTAAACGGTCGCACACAAGAAGAACTTTTCGCCGAACTCAAAAAGATTTTCACCATCACGGAACTCGCCGGCGCAGAACATCCGGAAAAGCAAAATGTGGTGAACATGTATATCGGCGGCAAGTGGTATGCTTGCGAATTCAAACCGGAATATTTGAATGATTTGGGCCCGGTCGATAGCTTGGACGTTGCCCTTCTTCAAAAGCTCGTTTTGAAGCCGCTCTTTAACGTGGACGATCCGCGTACAGCGAAGAACATCGACTTTGTCGGCGGAATTCGCGGACTCGGTGAACTCGAAAAACGCGTGAACTCGGGCGAATGTGCTTGCGCTTTTGCCATGTATCCGACAACTCTCGATCAGTTGATGGCGATTGCGGATGCGGGCGAAATCATGCCGCCGAAGAGCACATGGTTCGAACCGAAACTTCGCGACGGTCTTTTGGTTCACACTTTGGACTAAATTCTCCGTGAAAAAAACGGTTCACAAAAAGCAAATTCAAACAATGCGCATTCTTTTATGTGCATTGTTTTTTGCGATTTTTTCTGCGCCGACTTTTGCAGGGCACGTTACAACGGCGGGAGTTTCTGCGGGCGGTGGCGCTACGCGCGATTTGCAACTGCGAGAAATTGGCCAAGTTTTTCATCCGCAGACAAGCGGTTATTTAGGCGCGAATTATTACTACTTTCCGCTGCCGAGTCAATCGAAATTGACGACGGAATACGGCAAACATGAAGGCTATATTCTGCGGCAAAATTTTGCGGGTTACTTCGCCGATTCCCTTGGAAAAAGCGGATGGAAACTCGGCATTCTTTGGTGGATGGAACGTCACGGTTGGGACAGCGAAGACTTTGTCCTCTTCCCGCATTACAGTAAATTTTCTCTCATTCGAAGCGTTCAAACGACGGGCTTTACCCTTTCGCGTCCGCATGAAAATTTTGGATTTGCGGGCGGAATTCAATATGTCAACCCCGAACATGTCGGAAAAATTTACGAGCCCGAAGTCGATACACTTTATGAATGGGTGGCTGCCGTTTGGGGACCGATTTCTGCGCAAACGAGTTTTCATCATTCGGATTTTAAGCATGTCCGCGTGACTCTCAATTTGGAATCAAAGCAAGTCCTCGGCGGAAAATCTTCGGGCCCGCTCACGTATTTGCCGAACATCGACGTCGCCCTTTTTGACCGCGACGGTGACAAAGATTCTCTACGACTTTTTTGGGAGCAGAATTTAATTGCGCAGCGTTTATACGCCGAAGCGCTCGTGTATTTTCCGAATAAATCATTGCGGGCGGTGGGATTGAAATATTATCCGGATCCGTCGAAAGTCGTTTCGTTCGATGTGACTTGTTACCGCAAACGCGGCGGCGATTTGATTTGGGGCGGCGGCATTACGATGCCATTTTTCCGCATCGCGTACAATCACGCAGACGATATTGAAAATGTATTCGGACTTCGCGGAACATTTGTCGCCCAATTCCATTTGGGAATCGAAAAAATTTTGGATAAATTCGTCGGCTTAAACGGTTCGCGTTCGACGCCGATGATGACTCGTGAAATCGATACCGACGGCAACGTGAAAAAGAAGCGCCGCGAAGAACGGGAAAAAGCTTTCCAAGAAACGCGGAAACCGTCTGCGCCGAAGGAAATTACCGCAAAAGGCATCGTGATGGAGGAAGCAAAATGAAAAGTTTTCTCATTCTAACTTTCGCCATTTTTCTTACCGCATGCACGCATTTGGTCGTCGATTCCACGGAGCGTTTACAGCTCAAAAATCTTTCGGATGTGTCGATTGCAAAACTTTGCGTCATCGGCGAAAAAGATACTCTCGTCTGGGTTCCCGATACCGTTCTTCCGGGCGAACTTTCGTTTGTGCACGAAGAAGATTTTGTGGGAACATTTCACATTCTATTTTACGCGGCGGATTCCGCAGGAAAATTCAGCCCAGTCTATGCCGGAAAATTGCATTTCGACGGCGGCAGCGAACTGCTAAAATTTTCGAAAAAAGACGGCGAGTGGGATTTGGATTTTGAATAAAAACGTGTTTTAAAGTTATCTTTGCTGCACCGTGAAAATTACCAAACTCAAAATTTTCGGCTTTAAGTCGTTTGCTCAGCGGACAGAAATCACTTTCCCGGGAAACGGTCTTACCGCAGTTGTCGGTCCGAACGGAGCGGGAAAGTCTAACATTGTGGACTCGATTCGTTGGGTGCTCGGCGAACAGCGCGCCTCGGTTTTGCGTATGGACAAAATGCAGAGCGTCATCTTCTCGGGAACAGAAGAACGCGCTGCGATGAGCATCGCCGAAGTTTCGCTCGTCATCGATAACAGCAACGGTGACTTGGCTTCGGAATACTCCGAAGTGATGGTGACTCGTCGTGCACATCGCGATGGGCTCACGGAATATCTCATCAACAATCAAGAATGCCGATTAAAAGACATTCAAAATTTATTCTTCGATTCGGGCCTCGGTTCGGGAAATTATTCCCAGATGAACGAAACGATGATTCGCAATGTTCTTGCGGATAGCCCGGAATATCGCCGCACACTTTTTGAAGAAGCCGCGGGCGTTAGCAAATACAAAAAGCAGCGCAAAGAAACGATTAGTCAGTTAGACCGCGTCCGCGCAGACATGGAACGCGTCGAAGACAATTTGCGTCATGAACGCGCCACCGTTCGTCAGTACGAAAAGCAAGCGGAAAAAGCCAATGAATGGAAGCGTTTACGCAGTCGCCTTCGCGAACTCGATCTTTCGGTGAGCTTGGACCGTCACGAAGATAACCGCAAAAATTTAGCGGTTTTAAATGATGCCAAAACTCGCGTTTCGCACGAACAAGAATCGGACAAAACGCGCCTTTCCGAACTCGAAGCAAAAATTGCAGAACGCCAACTCGTCATCGCTGGCGACGAAGAAAATTTACGCGGATTAGAAAACGAAGTTAAAAAGCAAGAATTAGAACTCAACGATTTGAATAACGAAATTGCCCGCAACCGCGAAATGCAGGGCAACGCAGAAATGAATCGCCAAAAGTATCGCGATGAAATCGTTGACGCAGAACGTCGCATCGGACTTTTAAAAGAAGAGCGCACAAAACTCGAAGAAGAAACGCAAGCGCTCGGCTCGGAAGATGCACTTTCCGAAAAACAATTAGAACTCGCCCGCGAAGAAGAAGCGCTCCAAGTTTTGCGCGATGATGTGGACGATCTCCGCGAAGAATCGCGGACTCTTTCGGACAAACGCATCGCGTGCATTAACAAAGCGAACAATTTGCGCTCTCGCTGGCAACGCGAAGATGCCGAATCCGAAATGCTCCGCGCCAATGTGCAAAAATGGCAAGCGGACATCACCGATTTAGAAAACAAAAAAAGCGAATCGAACGAAACTCTCGCATCGATTGCCAC
This genomic interval carries:
- a CDS encoding carbohydrate ABC transporter permease, which gives rise to MKTRYLFVLPMLIFASIFLLIPVLFGIILPFFPPDLQNAFHGNFSVTHFLQAVSSGAGTGLFDAIRNTVIYTVCVSGGSLVFGLFGAVTVTQKFPSAKIVRGLMMLSWVVPTYIVGLLWGFMWQQDEGIVNMILFDYLHWDKISGLFGAVWKYTADGTLIKPNWLTGPNTIWAIIVPSIWRNWPFCMMMFLSAIAVIPRDIYEAAALDGVSSRERFLHITLPLLRPIFAVVILESLVINMYSFNLVAMMFGNGSGFPGKSGDLIMTFLYRMSFQTWNFGAGAALGTLTMLLMLICVSIWFRNFAKDLQNG
- a CDS encoding carbohydrate ABC transporter permease, giving the protein MVKYFAWAFALLNLFPLLWMVWSSLLGSSEIQQGKIFPEPYPNDVVFLEKIAGGKWLAGTLHGQIYRFENGNFDEKTRRTLDLFAVSVNYTMADSNLYAFSPDEGLLQIDPNQFKVENRWGMNAFEESYSQSDFTKFLYVKNQMPASEFQRLGALLDSIPLIENSSKTFANVLQISFARDSSIIFQLNKILNSEEKLASVLSVWKQKSDWVNPAIRRLFKKKKRTPLDNRRLFRWCLAELAPTPLTFYRQILWTPIWVDRVPASDHGVSIVNAGDYLCVAMWWEQFPGIAFVNRKTGKIAWINSQAGLPSSSVQRLLRVSNEEILAAHDQGFSLIDVKTQRVKANYLFGEGGLPYYNGRDLRLSIVSRSAMLFACGRQIVFFDFRAGRAIKRLYADSDLFQSDISAVKSVNGRIFFGLSNGIVEMNLWDLLSEVREQKTIETEGTATSLVFQDVNLFAGMQGGRIAKIPLKNPQKKEMHQLPEGGVYLHWRNYEDLLRMIPFGTFFVNSLLICGSTVLICLFLGAFAGYGLSRVSRRMRVWVSAGLVWSQMIPNILLLIPAFLIASYLQVHSSIHILNTRWGLTLLYSAVFLPTTAWILQNFFRAVPREIEEAAMIDGCSPISTFFRIIVPTALPGILATGIYIFILAWDELMFAWVFSMDSASATIPVGMRLFFGQIGSRYDLMMAAATLSTLPVIVLFLIVQRKLLSGFTGSYRKN
- a CDS encoding DUF1015 family protein; the protein is MAVKRKKSEKSRATRISRVYFNRMFPKRMDALQVALSVFLGVFIGIMPTIGIAIILTVAACALFRLPKVPGVVSSFVANPLTQFGVFYPSGYYIGKQILSPEEIKFDFLHELEGLSFSNCTEVVSKLWTEASGHVLAFLLGITIVSFIFGLAFGIAAYFIVSYRKRKHIAIKNKYIHELISEDQVIIKEAKQKGKHMHIYPFKALRPVDPAQAKDISALPYDVMNREEAKAMAAGLPHSYLRITRAELELPDSVDAYDPQVYAHAKENLDKFIAEGVIAFDKKDCLYIYRQTMNGREQYGLVCTVPAKDYFDNIIKKHELTRKDKEDDRLRHILATNSNTGPVFLTYRDNGQFNLLKKIISRDPVYDFVTEADGFGHTVWVIDNDQEIEEICRAFDTVPVSYIADGHHRSAAGARAAGYRASQNPNNKGDEEYNRYLAILFPSTQLKILDYNRVLKDLNGRTQEELFAELKKIFTITELAGAEHPEKQNVVNMYIGGKWYACEFKPEYLNDLGPVDSLDVALLQKLVLKPLFNVDDPRTAKNIDFVGGIRGLGELEKRVNSGECACAFAMYPTTLDQLMAIADAGEIMPPKSTWFEPKLRDGLLVHTLD